The following proteins come from a genomic window of Thermoproteus sp.:
- a CDS encoding universal stress protein, with product MERDMVDEPSYKLSFRFRKVLVPITPDEKALGAIEVARDFYLRYGSHIVFLYVIGNVDKSIEVKEFLSRYAKDIAYDLKIERVREGETVASTILGEIKRGLYDLVIVESRGLTGVEALLYNSVSIAIALSAPTSVLVLR from the coding sequence ATGGAAAGAGATATGGTCGATGAGCCGTCCTATAAGCTTTCGTTTAGGTTCAGGAAGGTCCTCGTCCCAATTACGCCAGACGAAAAGGCGCTAGGCGCGATAGAGGTAGCGCGAGATTTCTATTTGAGATATGGCTCACATATAGTATTTCTATATGTTATAGGTAATGTCGATAAAAGTATAGAAGTAAAAGAATTTTTATCTAGATATGCCAAAGATATCGCCTACGACCTAAAAATAGAGCGCGTGAGGGAGGGTGAGACGGTGGCCTCCACAATATTGGGGGAGATAAAGAGGGGGCTATACGATCTAGTTATCGTCGAGTCTAGAGGCCTAACAGGGGTGGAAGCCCTTCTCTACAATTCGGTATCAATAGCAATAGCTCTCTCGGCGCCTACGAGCGTGTTGGTGCTTAGATGA
- a CDS encoding threonine--tRNA ligase, which yields MRVLLIHAEFFRWTPKEVASEIRDEPTSGEAKNALVVFTTVEEGDTPDDAYLSKIAEDVVDVAERVKADYIVLYPYAHLSSKLARPYISREILNKLYNILLNNKRNLQVLKAPFGYYKQFELKCLGHPLSELSRSYTPEESAMRLAPQQKQVQDVYLILTPDGAEYRPDQFPLDKYPDLKALVEKEVFRKELPGGEPKYIEYVRRFGFEWEPMSDIGHMRYGPDATVMMELVEDYAFQTAKSLGIPIFKIRGTNMFKLSEKAIETHAKLFGERLYLVETDVDSILRYAACFQQFAMAKDWVISYKNLPFGMLEIADSYRYEQPGETVLLFRLRRFYMPDLHIFTKDLNEAIKVSYILHEKIFNEIRKIGRDYVSLYNITRDFYEGHKDYLVELAKREGKPILLRILPEQKYYWVLNVEFHIVDELGRPREIATFQIDVGNASRFGIKYVDEENKVRYPVIIHTAILGSVERYLFALFDTAALMEKRGETPKLPTWITPVQVRLIPIGPDHTKLAMDIADFLESRGIRVDIDDRNETLSRRIRDAEREWIPYIVVLGQKEAESGILTVRIRGRGQVQMSRQELLETIEKEIAGYPRRPLYMPRLLSQRPSYKQL from the coding sequence ATGCGCGTCCTGCTTATACATGCCGAGTTCTTCCGCTGGACGCCGAAAGAAGTTGCCAGCGAGATAAGAGACGAGCCCACTTCAGGCGAGGCGAAAAATGCGCTTGTGGTGTTCACCACCGTAGAAGAGGGAGACACCCCCGACGACGCGTATCTATCCAAGATCGCAGAGGATGTAGTCGATGTGGCTGAGAGGGTTAAAGCAGACTATATAGTATTATATCCATATGCCCATTTATCCTCAAAATTAGCTCGTCCATATATATCTAGAGAGATCTTAAATAAGTTATATAATATATTATTAAATAACAAAAGAAACTTACAAGTTTTGAAAGCGCCTTTCGGCTACTATAAACAGTTTGAACTTAAATGTCTGGGTCATCCGCTTTCTGAATTAAGTAGGTCCTACACGCCGGAGGAGTCTGCTATGCGCTTGGCGCCACAACAAAAACAGGTACAGGACGTCTACCTTATACTGACTCCGGATGGCGCCGAATATAGGCCTGACCAGTTCCCGCTAGACAAATATCCCGACCTCAAGGCGTTAGTAGAAAAGGAGGTATTTAGAAAGGAGTTGCCGGGAGGCGAGCCGAAGTATATAGAATATGTAAGGAGGTTCGGGTTTGAGTGGGAGCCTATGTCCGATATAGGCCATATGAGGTATGGCCCCGACGCTACTGTTATGATGGAACTGGTAGAGGACTACGCCTTCCAGACTGCGAAGTCGCTTGGGATACCCATCTTCAAGATAAGGGGTACCAACATGTTTAAATTGAGCGAGAAGGCGATAGAGACCCACGCCAAGCTGTTCGGCGAAAGGCTCTATCTAGTAGAGACAGATGTAGACTCCATTCTTAGATACGCCGCGTGTTTCCAACAGTTCGCTATGGCCAAAGACTGGGTAATAAGCTACAAAAACCTCCCGTTCGGCATGCTCGAAATAGCCGACTCATATAGGTACGAACAGCCGGGAGAAACAGTGTTGTTGTTTAGACTAAGGAGGTTCTATATGCCCGATCTACATATATTTACTAAAGATCTAAATGAAGCAATAAAGGTCTCATATATATTACATGAAAAAATCTTTAACGAAATAAGAAAAATAGGAAGAGATTATGTCTCGCTCTATAATATAACAAGGGATTTCTACGAGGGCCATAAAGATTACTTAGTCGAACTGGCCAAAAGAGAAGGCAAGCCGATACTCCTACGTATATTGCCCGAACAGAAGTACTATTGGGTCCTCAATGTGGAATTCCACATAGTCGACGAGTTGGGGAGACCCCGCGAGATAGCTACCTTCCAGATCGACGTGGGCAATGCGTCTAGGTTCGGAATAAAGTATGTCGATGAGGAGAATAAGGTGAGATATCCCGTCATAATACACACGGCGATTTTGGGGAGTGTCGAGAGGTACCTATTTGCGCTCTTCGATACTGCGGCGCTTATGGAGAAAAGAGGAGAAACGCCCAAGTTGCCGACCTGGATAACTCCAGTACAGGTGCGGTTGATCCCCATCGGTCCCGATCATACAAAACTCGCAATGGACATAGCCGACTTCCTAGAGAGTAGAGGCATAAGAGTAGATATTGACGATAGAAACGAAACTCTGTCTAGAAGGATACGCGACGCGGAGCGGGAGTGGATACCGTACATAGTCGTGTTGGGCCAAAAGGAGGCCGAATCGGGAATCCTCACGGTTAGAATTAGAGGTAGGGGTCAGGTACAGATGTCGAGACAAGAGCTGTTAGAGACAATAGAGAAGGAGATTGCGGGGTACCCCAGGAGGCCTCTATATATGCCGAGGCTCCTGTCCCAGAGGCCGTCCTACAAACAGTTGTAA
- a CDS encoding 30S ribosomal protein S17 gives MAVIKLPSRPHIGDIITLPNGVKVRVADIGIPWIQPPAAACDDPECPWHGHLKIRAKLMEVEVESVKMHKSAVVIHEWIHYVPKYKRYERRRRKLHVRVPECIEVKPGDKVIIAETRPLAKTISWVVVGKKEDVTEWTAKREVLTT, from the coding sequence ATGGCTGTCATAAAACTGCCCTCAAGGCCACATATCGGTGATATTATAACTCTGCCTAATGGGGTCAAAGTGAGAGTTGCCGATATAGGCATCCCCTGGATACAGCCACCAGCCGCCGCCTGCGACGACCCCGAATGTCCTTGGCACGGCCACTTGAAGATTAGGGCTAAGTTGATGGAGGTTGAGGTTGAGAGCGTCAAGATGCATAAATCCGCCGTTGTGATACACGAGTGGATACACTACGTGCCTAAATACAAACGTTATGAGAGGAGGCGGAGGAAACTACATGTGAGGGTGCCCGAATGTATAGAGGTGAAGCCAGGCGACAAAGTGATCATAGCTGAGACTAGGCCGTTGGCCAAGACGATCTCTTGGGTCGTAGTAGGCAAGAAGGAGGACGTGACTGAGTGGACTGCCAAACGTGAAGTCTTGACGACTTGA
- the pgk gene encoding phosphoglycerate kinase, translating to MLERALAVIPNISRCSKKDKKILVRIDINSPIKNNKILDDFRLKMHSKTLRLLSDSGVKVVVLAHQGRPGQEDFVSLQGHRELLEKYTGREISFIEDVVGPAALKAIEELKSGEILMLENVRLLSEELIEGPPERQANTWLVKRLAPRADYFVFDGFAVAHRSQPSVVGFPMVMPSCMGYVMERELLALSEIWKNRKNTLIVVGGAKVPESIRAIKEVLDKGLADRVLVGGLVAVVMTAAKSRVGPAVRAFLESAGLLSEVEKAKVILETYGDFVILPEDFKTKSGSSALAEINEVPGDIGEVATAKFVDIINNYEYVVVTGPMGKIEEAEFFVGTQKVLEAASRRKGIIGGGHTILAAEKAGVLERLFHISTGGRAFLMALTEELPAVTALMKSAERFWS from the coding sequence ATGTTAGAACGAGCGCTTGCAGTTATTCCAAATATTTCTAGGTGTTCCAAAAAAGATAAAAAGATACTTGTTAGAATAGATATAAATTCTCCAATAAAGAACAATAAAATACTTGATGACTTTAGGTTGAAAATGCATTCAAAAACATTAAGGCTCTTGTCTGACTCCGGCGTGAAGGTCGTGGTCTTGGCGCATCAAGGCAGGCCCGGCCAAGAGGATTTTGTGAGTCTCCAAGGCCATAGGGAGCTCTTAGAGAAGTACACGGGGAGGGAAATCTCGTTTATAGAAGACGTCGTGGGGCCGGCGGCACTTAAAGCGATAGAGGAGCTGAAGAGCGGGGAGATATTGATGTTGGAAAATGTCAGACTGCTATCCGAAGAACTCATAGAAGGCCCTCCTGAAAGGCAAGCAAACACCTGGCTGGTTAAAAGACTAGCTCCCCGCGCCGACTACTTCGTCTTCGACGGATTTGCGGTGGCCCACAGGTCGCAACCGAGCGTCGTGGGCTTCCCTATGGTTATGCCGTCCTGTATGGGCTACGTCATGGAGAGGGAGCTCCTGGCGCTATCGGAGATATGGAAAAACAGGAAGAACACGTTGATAGTAGTCGGAGGAGCCAAAGTGCCTGAGTCCATTAGGGCCATTAAAGAGGTGCTGGACAAGGGGCTGGCCGACAGGGTGTTAGTCGGCGGTCTCGTGGCGGTTGTTATGACAGCGGCTAAAAGCCGCGTGGGACCCGCAGTCAGGGCCTTTTTGGAGTCGGCGGGCCTCTTATCTGAAGTAGAAAAGGCGAAAGTCATATTGGAGACATATGGCGACTTCGTGATTCTGCCCGAAGACTTCAAGACAAAATCGGGATCTTCTGCCTTGGCTGAGATCAACGAGGTGCCGGGAGATATAGGCGAGGTCGCTACGGCCAAATTTGTGGATATTATAAACAACTACGAGTACGTAGTGGTGACAGGACCTATGGGCAAAATAGAGGAGGCGGAGTTTTTCGTCGGCACGCAGAAAGTATTAGAGGCGGCTAGCCGGCGCAAGGGGATAATCGGCGGCGGACATACGATATTGGCCGCCGAGAAGGCCGGAGTGCTTGAGCGCCTATTCCACATATCTACGGGCGGCCGCGCCTTCTTGATGGCGCTGACGGAGGAACTGCCGGCCGTAACCGCCTTAATGAAATCTGCAGAGAGGTTCTGGTCATGA
- the pheT gene encoding phenylalanine--tRNA ligase subunit beta, which yields MPVIDVSIWDLERLIGETENKIIKALEYIKGEVESREGDRMKIEITHDRPDHFSAEGLARTLKGVLGVETGLPKVEIMEGPVELKYVSAIEERPYAVMAVVRGLRLDDEAIVQMIQLQEKLHDTYGRDRKKIAIGFYDLSKIKPPIFYKRVSQEDEYVPLGLDRPVKIKEMYEITDKGRKYSTLINRERPPALVDSDGKIMVVIPVLGSECCKVTTSTRDILIDVTGPQLEPLLKILAVLSYSLAERSQSKKIELVKINGGYPTRFEGRAFEVKKESVEEILGVKLADDEYIALLRKARHDVQDGRVLVAPYRINVLSWVDIAEDIAIMKGYNDLPREPPPIITAGRKHKIEIASEDARRALSILGFQEVMNGVLAYSALFDAFGFTYPRVKNPVSERLDAVRPSILPELLLVAAALKRPRFKLFEVGDVIVNGVTRRAVAIAIGGEGVTITDGISAVNALCSALGVNCRVENWRAPWSIEGRCVKVGGDISGYVGEVKPEILVGFEVFTPLVLGELLL from the coding sequence GTGCCTGTAATTGACGTATCCATATGGGACTTGGAGAGACTGATCGGCGAGACTGAAAACAAGATCATAAAGGCGTTGGAGTACATAAAGGGAGAGGTCGAGAGCAGAGAGGGCGACAGGATGAAAATAGAAATTACTCATGACAGGCCCGACCACTTCTCGGCGGAGGGCCTTGCGAGAACGCTAAAAGGCGTCTTAGGCGTCGAGACGGGCCTTCCTAAAGTCGAAATAATGGAGGGCCCCGTCGAGTTGAAATATGTAAGCGCCATAGAGGAAAGACCTTATGCCGTCATGGCGGTGGTTAGAGGTTTACGCCTAGACGACGAGGCTATAGTACAAATGATACAGCTACAGGAAAAACTACATGACACCTATGGGCGCGATAGGAAGAAAATAGCGATAGGCTTCTACGACCTCTCCAAGATCAAGCCGCCGATATTCTACAAGAGGGTCTCCCAAGAAGACGAATATGTGCCTCTCGGCCTGGACAGACCTGTTAAGATCAAGGAGATGTACGAAATAACCGATAAGGGCAGGAAGTACTCCACTCTGATAAACAGGGAGAGACCTCCAGCTCTGGTGGACTCCGACGGCAAGATAATGGTAGTAATACCCGTGTTGGGTAGCGAATGTTGTAAGGTGACCACCTCGACCAGAGATATATTGATAGACGTCACAGGCCCCCAGCTTGAGCCCCTATTGAAAATCCTGGCTGTGTTGAGCTACAGCTTGGCTGAACGTAGTCAAAGTAAGAAGATCGAACTAGTTAAGATAAACGGGGGGTATCCCACAAGATTTGAAGGGCGGGCGTTCGAAGTCAAGAAGGAGTCTGTGGAGGAAATACTCGGCGTCAAGCTCGCAGATGATGAATATATCGCCTTGTTGCGTAAGGCGAGGCACGACGTACAAGACGGCAGAGTATTGGTAGCGCCATATAGGATCAACGTGCTCAGCTGGGTAGATATAGCTGAAGATATAGCGATAATGAAGGGATACAACGACCTCCCCAGAGAGCCGCCGCCCATAATTACGGCGGGCAGAAAACACAAAATAGAAATCGCCTCCGAAGACGCCAGAAGGGCCTTATCGATTCTGGGGTTCCAAGAGGTTATGAACGGCGTATTGGCGTACTCGGCTCTATTTGACGCGTTCGGGTTCACATACCCCAGAGTGAAAAATCCCGTATCTGAACGCCTAGATGCCGTGAGGCCTTCCATACTGCCCGAACTCCTCCTCGTAGCGGCGGCGTTGAAGAGGCCCAGATTCAAGCTTTTTGAAGTAGGCGACGTGATAGTAAACGGCGTTACCAGAAGGGCCGTCGCCATAGCCATAGGCGGCGAGGGGGTCACGATTACTGACGGCATATCGGCCGTCAACGCCCTGTGTTCGGCGTTGGGAGTCAACTGTAGGGTAGAAAACTGGAGGGCGCCATGGAGTATAGAAGGCAGATGCGTCAAGGTGGGCGGAGACATCTCGGGATATGTGGGCGAGGTCAAGCCAGAAATATTGGTGGGCTTTGAGGTATTCACGCCTTTAGTTCTGGGCGAGTTGTTACTGTAG
- the speD gene encoding adenosylmethionine decarboxylase, whose translation MQKTQQILGGVPVVGKHYYGEAYGIDESLLSDEDRLRQIVIKAAETANMHIVEVNSWKFKGGDKEGVSVIALVLESHIAIHTWPTYRYATIDVYTCGEQSDPLSAFRYIISQLKPKRYTINYSDRSYKYPL comes from the coding sequence ATGCAAAAGACGCAACAGATATTGGGTGGCGTCCCAGTGGTCGGAAAACATTACTACGGCGAGGCGTATGGTATAGATGAAAGCCTTCTGTCGGATGAAGACCGATTAAGGCAAATCGTAATTAAGGCCGCAGAGACGGCCAATATGCACATTGTTGAGGTCAATAGTTGGAAGTTCAAAGGAGGAGATAAAGAGGGCGTATCGGTAATAGCTTTAGTTCTAGAGAGCCATATCGCCATACATACATGGCCAACGTATAGGTATGCCACAATTGACGTCTATACCTGCGGCGAGCAGTCAGACCCCCTCTCGGCATTTAGGTATATCATAAGCCAGTTAAAGCCAAAACGCTACACTATAAACTACTCAGATCGCTCATATAAATATCCATTATAA
- a CDS encoding nucleotidyltransferase: MDKYAKYREGLIQVGKALEKYGIDFVLVGSAVLPLAYGIDYDPGDLDLFVLNKSTILDYELFEKIAQENEWDMGSTDHGTIYYEVVVSGELLKVDLLENILDIYIPQQILDNPLIISINNLKVKSIKLEDLLALKAKMATKDAEDFIAEVARILADPKSNITINKLYLKNIINLFPEKENIVDRLNKNGIYID; this comes from the coding sequence ATGGATAAGTATGCCAAATACAGAGAAGGACTTATACAGGTAGGGAAGGCGCTAGAAAAGTACGGCATCGATTTCGTATTAGTAGGATCTGCCGTGCTACCACTTGCCTATGGCATAGATTATGATCCGGGAGATCTGGATCTATTTGTATTAAATAAATCAACAATCTTAGATTACGAACTATTTGAAAAAATAGCTCAAGAGAACGAGTGGGACATGGGATCTACTGACCACGGCACCATATACTATGAGGTAGTCGTATCAGGCGAGCTACTTAAAGTGGATTTATTAGAAAATATATTGGATATTTATATTCCACAACAAATATTAGATAATCCATTAATTATATCTATTAATAACCTAAAAGTAAAAAGTATAAAACTTGAGGACCTTTTAGCCCTTAAGGCTAAAATGGCTACAAAAGATGCCGAAGACTTCATAGCGGAGGTTGCCCGCATTCTTGCCGACCCTAAATCTAATATTACTATAAATAAATTATACTTGAAAAATATTATAAATTTATTTCCTGAAAAAGAAAATATAGTAGATAGGCTAAATAAAAATGGAATATATATTGATTAG
- a CDS encoding type II glyceraldehyde-3-phosphate dehydrogenase, with amino-acid sequence MKVAVVGYGTIGKRVADAVARQDDMRLVGIFKTTPDYEAVLASQKGFDIYAPDEKREDFRKAGLDVKGNLLDLISKADIVVDATPDGVGARNKEVYVKAGRSALFQGGEEADVAEVSFNALANYERAVGKKYVRVVSCNTTGISRVLASLMLNGLRVKKARFFIARRGADPKEHKKGPINDVVPNPVTIPSHHGPDVKTVFGDIDIVTVAVAVPVTIMHMHMAYIELEDSPTKDSVVEAFASTPRILLFDSKRGYGSLAQIIEWARDLGRPRGDVWEVSVLSDSITINGRELYLMYGVHQEAVVVPENIDAIRAVGKLADKWTSIEKTDKSLGLTTYGKRYGR; translated from the coding sequence ATGAAGGTCGCGGTAGTCGGATACGGGACTATAGGCAAGAGGGTGGCCGACGCGGTGGCGCGCCAAGACGACATGAGGCTCGTTGGTATATTCAAGACCACTCCAGACTACGAGGCAGTTCTAGCGAGCCAGAAGGGCTTCGACATATACGCGCCGGACGAAAAACGGGAGGATTTCCGTAAGGCGGGCCTAGATGTGAAGGGAAATCTGCTGGACTTAATATCCAAGGCGGATATAGTCGTAGATGCGACCCCCGACGGAGTCGGCGCGCGCAATAAGGAGGTCTACGTCAAGGCGGGCAGGAGTGCACTTTTTCAAGGAGGTGAGGAGGCCGACGTGGCCGAGGTGAGCTTCAATGCGCTCGCCAACTACGAGCGCGCTGTAGGCAAGAAGTATGTCAGAGTAGTTAGTTGTAATACGACAGGTATATCTAGAGTGTTGGCATCGCTTATGTTAAACGGGCTTCGCGTCAAGAAGGCCAGGTTCTTCATAGCTAGGAGGGGGGCAGATCCGAAGGAGCACAAAAAGGGGCCTATTAACGACGTCGTGCCGAATCCGGTGACCATACCGAGCCACCACGGGCCCGATGTTAAGACAGTCTTCGGAGATATAGATATCGTCACGGTCGCTGTGGCAGTTCCGGTGACTATAATGCACATGCATATGGCCTATATAGAGCTTGAAGACAGCCCCACCAAGGACTCGGTGGTGGAGGCCTTCGCATCGACGCCGAGGATTTTGTTGTTCGACTCCAAGAGGGGGTACGGCAGCCTGGCTCAAATAATAGAATGGGCGCGCGATTTAGGCAGGCCGAGAGGCGACGTGTGGGAGGTATCCGTGCTGTCGGACTCCATAACGATAAACGGGCGCGAGCTCTACCTAATGTATGGAGTCCACCAAGAAGCCGTAGTCGTCCCCGAGAACATAGACGCGATAAGGGCCGTGGGCAAGCTAGCCGACAAATGGACCTCCATAGAGAAAACTGATAAATCGTTAGGTTTAACCACATATGGAAAGAGATATGGTCGATGA
- a CDS encoding ERCC4 domain-containing protein has translation MSQVIADSREYRAEVVRFIKEAGCQVVQKQLEVGDYIAGDLIFERKSAHDFISSIADGRLFEQISKLTSSGLRPVIVIEGDLWRAVNMREVHPNAVLGAQIAILRMGVSVLYTRSPEQTGYAICYSAKQTNRSGGIKIPHPKGRDIRRLQIEFLSSLPGVGVKTAEQLIRRYGSPLKALQNYRSWPLSERALIKIKRVLEGEQEDRGDLSAFF, from the coding sequence TTGAGTCAGGTAATAGCAGACTCCAGAGAATATAGGGCGGAGGTAGTTAGGTTCATTAAGGAGGCTGGATGTCAGGTCGTCCAGAAGCAACTAGAGGTGGGCGACTATATAGCTGGAGATTTAATATTCGAACGGAAGAGCGCACACGACTTCATCTCCTCCATAGCTGACGGCAGGCTATTTGAACAGATCTCAAAGCTGACCTCTAGCGGGTTGAGGCCGGTCATAGTGATAGAGGGCGATTTATGGAGGGCTGTAAATATGCGCGAAGTACATCCAAATGCCGTGTTGGGCGCCCAAATTGCGATATTGCGTATGGGCGTCAGCGTCTTGTATACACGCTCCCCCGAACAGACTGGGTACGCCATATGCTACTCGGCCAAACAGACCAATAGGAGCGGCGGCATTAAGATACCTCACCCCAAGGGGAGAGATATAAGGAGGCTACAGATAGAATTCCTCTCGTCGTTGCCCGGCGTCGGCGTCAAGACGGCCGAGCAACTAATAAGGAGATATGGGAGTCCGTTAAAGGCCTTGCAGAACTATAGATCGTGGCCTCTATCTGAGAGAGCTCTAATTAAAATCAAGAGGGTCCTAGAGGGCGAACAGGAAGATAGAGGCGATCTATCCGCCTTCTTCTAG
- a CDS encoding family 1 glycosylhydrolase has translation MKIGAAISPYQHFGICKCDLPDEVGARHIQFYEDDIDLAKRIGLDAFRTGVEWALLEPKAGNYDPKWASFFEKYFSYIKERGLELWLTAHHFTNPPWIWKEGGWESKSTVSYFLKYIDFILRNFNKYIDIFIIFNEPEIYIYLSYLKGDLPPYGFLAYKHAARAFENIKDAIISARDLAKSYGVVSTFTHPYRKYRTGALLKPLEWILSKASPSSFKLAEEMDLLAVNFYIVTEISLGDFANVLEPEALLDLRGRKVAVTEYGIATRNEEIREAYLCRMSHIFREIKPIAAIWWSFLHGYEWGLGYKPFFALVDENRRPTRLALRMREILETPPNTCSSVPRRLGLEWRVALEEGG, from the coding sequence ATGAAAATAGGTGCGGCCATATCTCCCTATCAGCATTTCGGCATATGTAAGTGCGATCTCCCCGATGAAGTTGGAGCTCGACATATACAGTTCTACGAGGACGATATAGACCTCGCTAAAAGGATAGGGCTGGACGCATTCCGTACAGGTGTGGAGTGGGCCCTACTGGAGCCAAAAGCTGGCAATTATGACCCCAAATGGGCGTCGTTCTTCGAGAAATATTTCAGCTACATTAAGGAGAGGGGGCTTGAGCTCTGGCTGACAGCACACCACTTCACAAATCCTCCTTGGATATGGAAAGAGGGGGGATGGGAGTCAAAAAGTACAGTATCGTATTTTTTAAAATATATAGATTTTATACTAAGAAATTTTAATAAATATATAGATATATTTATAATATTTAACGAACCAGAAATATATATCTATCTGTCGTATTTGAAGGGGGATCTGCCGCCCTACGGCTTCCTGGCCTATAAACACGCCGCCAGGGCCTTCGAGAACATAAAAGACGCCATAATCTCGGCGAGAGATCTAGCTAAAAGCTACGGCGTCGTTTCTACCTTCACGCATCCATATAGGAAGTACAGAACCGGCGCGTTATTGAAGCCGCTAGAGTGGATCCTCTCGAAGGCCAGCCCCTCTAGCTTCAAACTGGCCGAAGAAATGGACCTTCTGGCGGTCAACTTCTATATAGTAACGGAGATTTCTCTGGGGGATTTCGCCAACGTCTTGGAGCCGGAGGCACTTTTAGATCTCCGCGGACGTAAGGTGGCCGTGACGGAATACGGCATAGCCACCCGCAACGAGGAGATCAGAGAGGCCTATTTGTGCAGGATGTCCCACATATTTAGGGAGATCAAACCGATTGCGGCGATATGGTGGTCTTTCCTCCACGGCTACGAGTGGGGGCTCGGGTATAAGCCGTTTTTCGCCCTCGTAGACGAGAACAGGAGGCCTACAAGGCTGGCGTTAAGGATGAGGGAAATATTAGAGACTCCGCCCAACACGTGCAGCTCTGTCCCTAGGCGGTTGGGGCTAGAATGGAGAGTCGCGCTAGAAGAAGGCGGATAG
- a CDS encoding zinc metalloprotease HtpX, whose product MAILAIVLVSVTAAAIWGALYIGNYATLYSIPYIIGFILVMNLLTYIISPFLINLSYNAKEDPELQSVVNDVANRLGIGGRIKAVLVDGPPNAFSYGNILTGKYVAVSRSLYDMLSRDELEAVVGHELGHHIHKDNLVMLFFGLFPSVVYYLGYSLMWQGILGGRGERGGSGGGVVLLVGLALVVVSFLEQLLVLAFSRMREYYADYVGARAAGKWPMQKALAKLHLYYEGGGKEQIHDSKLKALFIYAITAAYANPFREVTPDIVERIKQLDVGGVSEILSDHPPTPKRLRFLDSIEV is encoded by the coding sequence ATGGCTATTTTGGCAATAGTCCTAGTGTCGGTGACCGCGGCCGCAATATGGGGCGCGCTATATATAGGCAACTACGCTACGCTCTATTCTATCCCATATATAATCGGCTTCATATTGGTAATGAACCTACTAACCTACATAATTTCGCCATTTCTAATAAATCTTTCCTATAATGCGAAGGAAGATCCAGAACTACAGTCCGTAGTCAACGATGTGGCTAATAGGCTGGGAATAGGCGGGCGCATAAAAGCCGTCCTGGTGGACGGACCTCCAAACGCCTTCTCCTATGGAAACATCTTAACTGGCAAGTACGTCGCTGTGTCTAGATCGCTCTACGACATGTTGAGCCGCGACGAGCTTGAGGCGGTCGTAGGCCACGAGTTGGGGCACCATATCCACAAGGATAACTTAGTCATGTTATTCTTCGGCCTCTTTCCTTCAGTTGTGTATTATTTGGGCTACAGCCTAATGTGGCAAGGCATATTGGGAGGGAGGGGCGAAAGAGGTGGGTCTGGCGGCGGAGTCGTATTACTGGTAGGGCTGGCTCTGGTCGTGGTTTCGTTTTTAGAACAGCTGTTGGTTTTGGCGTTTAGCAGAATGCGCGAATATTATGCCGACTATGTGGGCGCCCGGGCCGCAGGCAAGTGGCCTATGCAGAAGGCCCTAGCAAAACTACATCTATACTACGAAGGCGGCGGCAAGGAGCAGATACATGACAGCAAGCTGAAGGCCCTGTTTATATACGCAATAACGGCCGCCTACGCCAATCCGTTTAGAGAAGTTACTCCGGACATCGTTGAGAGAATTAAACAGTTGGATGTAGGCGGCGTGAGCGAAATCCTATCGGACCACCCGCCGACGCCTAAACGTTTGAGATTCCTAGACTCGATAGAGGTTTAG
- a CDS encoding 30S ribosomal protein S19 codes for MSAPQEAEAAQRGRTGWPQPAVITQDEWATFRYRGKTLDDILSMSMDDFIKLLPARQRRSLRRGLKPEHRKLLEKVRKAKALAAQGKKVTIKTHCRDMIVLPEMVGLTIQVYNGITWIPIYISPWHIGHYLGEFAVTTKPVQHGEPGLKATKSSLHIAAK; via the coding sequence ATGTCGGCACCTCAGGAGGCTGAAGCTGCTCAACGCGGGAGGACCGGATGGCCCCAGCCGGCGGTCATAACTCAAGATGAGTGGGCCACATTTAGGTATAGGGGCAAGACTCTTGACGATATACTTTCCATGTCCATGGACGACTTCATAAAACTCCTGCCGGCTAGACAGAGGCGGAGTTTAAGGAGGGGGTTGAAGCCGGAGCATAGAAAACTCCTTGAGAAAGTCAGAAAGGCCAAGGCCCTAGCGGCTCAAGGCAAGAAGGTGACCATAAAGACCCACTGTAGGGACATGATAGTGCTTCCCGAAATGGTGGGATTGACTATACAGGTATATAACGGCATAACTTGGATACCAATATACATATCGCCCTGGCATATAGGCCACTATCTCGGCGAGTTCGCCGTGACGACAAAACCGGTACAACACGGCGAGCCGGGCCTAAAGGCCACTAAGTCTTCACTACATATCGCAGCTAAGTAA